Part of the Actinomycetota bacterium genome is shown below.
GAACCGTAAGGCCGTGGCCGGGTCCGGGGCGGTCGCCAACCCCGGCTGCTACCCGACGGCCGCCGTCCTCGCGCTGGCGCCGCTGCTGAGAGCGGGGGCCGTGTCCCCCCGCGGGATCGTGATCGACGCCGTCTCGGGGACCAGCGGAGCCGGACGATCCCCCGGCGACGGCTTCACTCTCTCCGAGCTGGACGGGTCGTTCGCTGCGTATTCCGCAGCCGGCCACCGGCACGGTCCCGAGATCGCGCAGGAACTGTCGGCGGCGGCCGGCGAGCCTGCCGAGCTGGCGTTCGTCCCCCACCTCGCCCCGATGTCGCGCGGACTGCTGGCCACCTGCTACGCCACCATCACCTCGGGGCCACAGGACGTGGCGGCGGCGCTGCACGACGCCTACGGCACCGAGCCCCTGGTCCACGTGCTGCCGGAAGGACGTCAGCCCGCGACGAAGCATGTGGCCGGGACCGCCATGGCCGTCATCGGCTTCGCGATACAGGGAACGACCGCGGTGGTGACCTGCGCCATCGACAACCTGGGCAAGGGGGCCGCCGGACAGGCGGTCCAGAACGCCAACCTCATGACGGGTCTGTCCGAGACCACCGGCCTTGCCGTCGACGGGGTCTTCCCGTGAGCGTCACCGCGGCCGGGGGATGGAAGGCGTCCGGCGTCGTGGCCGGGACGAAGTCCGCCGGGGGCCTCGACCTGGCGCTGATGGTGTCCGACGTCCCGGCGGCTGTTGCGGGCGCATTCACCACGAACAAGGCACCGTGCGCCCACATCCAGCTTTGCGTCCCACGTGTGGCCGCAGGCGTGTCCAGGGGGGTCCTGGTCTCGGCAGGCATCGCCAACGCTGCCACGGGAGCCGATGGCCTGCGGGATGCGGAGTCGCTGGCCCAGGCCGCGGCGGACGGTACCGGCTGCCCGCCGGAGCAGATGCTGTTCTGCGCCACGGGGGTCATCGGCCCGAGGATCCCGGTGGACCGCGTACGGCCGGCCGTGCGCGCCGCTGTGGCCGGGCTGTCGCCTGAAGGAGGGGACACCGCGGCCCGGTCGATCATGACCACCGACACGCGCCCAAAGCAGGCGCTGCTGCGCACCGAAGGCGTGACCGTCGGTGGAATGGCGAAGGGGGCCGGGATGATCGCCCCGCGGATGGACGTCCCCCACGCCACGATGCTCGCCTTTGTCACGACCGACGCCGTGGCGGATGCGTCTGTCCTGAGGCACTCGCTATCGGCGGCGCTGCCCCCGACGTTCAACTCGATCAGCGTCGACGGCGGCTGCTCAACCAACGACACGGTCCTGCTGTTCGCGAACGGCACATCGGGGGTCCGGCTGGCGGATGAAGTCCTGTCCGAGGCGGTGCGCGAGGTCATGGCCAGGCTCGCGTACGAGATCGTTTCCGACGGCGAGGGCGCCACGAAAGTCATCCGGGTGGCTGTTACGGAAGCCGTGTCGCAGGAGGACGCGCGCAGGTGCGCAAGGTCGATCTGCGATTCGCTTCTGTTCCGGGCCGCCGTCTGGGGAGGCGACGCCAACTGGGGGAGGGTGGTCCAGGCCGTGGGCCAGTCCGGGGCGGAGTTCGACCCCGGCCGCGTGAGCGTCTCCATCGGGGGAGTCGAACTGGCTCGTGAAGGCACAGCGACACACGACGTGGTGCCGGTCCCGGCCGGGGAGGTCCCGGTGGAGGTCCGGCTCGGTCTCGGCGACTCGTCCTGGGAGATGCTCACGTGCGACCTGTCGCCGGAATACGTCCGGCTCAACGCCGACCCGCTGGTCCCTACGGAGGCGCCGTGACGACCGGTGTCCTGGACAAGGCGCGCGTGCTCGTGGAGGCGCTGCCGTACATCAGGCGCTACTCGGGGCGGGTCGTGGTCGTGAAGTACGGGGGCCACGCGATGACGTCCGCCACCGCCGTCGGTTCCTTCGCCCGCGACATCGCGCTGATGCACTACGTGGGCATCCACCCGGTGGTCGTCCACGGCGGCGGGCCCCAGATCTCGGAGCTGATGATGCGACTGGACCAGACCCCGAGCTTCGTCGACGGCCACCGGGTCACGGGGGCCCAGGAGCTGGACGTCGTGCGGATGGTCCTGCAGAAGACGAACAAGGAGCTCGTGTCGGCGATCAACGAGCACGGGGACATCGCGGTGGGCATCTCGGGAGAGGACGCCGGCCTTCTGCGAGCGTCACCGCTGCAGTCGGCCTCCGGTCAGGACCTCGGCTTCGTCGGCTCTGTGGAGGCGGTCCACCCGCGGGTGGCGCTGGGGCTGGTCGAGTCGGGCTTCGTGCCGGTGGTCGCGCCCATAGGCGTGGGGGCCGGAGGGCAGGCCTTCAACATCAACGCCGACCTCGTGGCCGGGGCGCTCGCACGATCGCTGCGCGCGTCGAAGCTGGTCTACCTCACCGACGTCGACGGGCTCTACCGGGACCTCGGCGACTCCGGCTCCCTGATCTCGTCCGTCTCGGCCTCCGAGCTGGAGCGGATGGCGCAGCAGGGCTCGTTGTCGGAGGGAATGATCCCGAAGGCCGCCGGATGCGTGGAGGCCGTCCGGGGGGGGGTCGAGCGGGCCCACATCCTCGACGGGGGCGTGGAGCACGCGCTCCTGCTGGAGGTGTTCACTGACTCCGGGGTCGGCACGATGGTGGAGGCCTCGTGAGCCGCCCGGCCGGATCCGTCACAACACCCGGGACCCTGGACGTGGGCGCGGGGCCATTCCTGGACACGTACCGTCGCCTGCCCGTCACCTTCAGGTCCGGAAGCGGGTCGCACCTGACTGACGACACCGGACGCGAGTACCTGGACTTCCTGGCGGGCATCTCCGTCTGCGCCCTCGGCCACAGCCATCCGGCGCTGGTGGAGGCGATCCGGGAGCAGGCGTCCAGGCTCATCCATGTCTCGAACCTGTTCCACACGGACGTCGGCCGTCGGGCGGCGCAGGATGTCTGCGACCTGCTCGGCGGCGGCGGAGTGTTCTTCTGCAACTCGGGGGCCGAGGCCGTGGAGGCGGCGATCAAGCTCGCCCGCAAGCGTGCATGGAGGCTGGGTCAGCGGGACCGGATGCGGATCGTGGCCCTGGACGGTTCCTTTCACGGCCGGACATACGGCGCCCTGGCGGCGACGTTCCAGGCGTCCAAGCGCGAGGGGTTCGGTCCGCTGCCGGGGGGATTCGACAGCGTGGAGCCCGGAGACGTCGCGGCACTGGACGCAGCCGTCACACCACAGACCGCCGCTGTGATCATCGAGCCCGTCCAGGGGGAGGGGGGCGTGCGGCCGCTGTCGCCGGACTTCGCCCGGGCCGCCTCCTCGCTGTGCCGGGATCGGGGCGCCCTGCTCGTGTGCGACGAGATCCAAACGGGGCTCGGGCGCACCGGCCGGTGGTGGGGGTTCGAGCATCTGCGGGTCCGACCGGACGTCGTCTGCATGGCAAAGGGCCTCGGCGGCGGGTTTCCAGTCGGCGCCATCTGGGCTTCAGACGATGTGCGGGACGGATTCGCCCCCGGCGACCACGCGACCACCTTCGGCGGCGGTCCGCTGGCCTGCGCCGCGGTCTCGGCCGTCATAGGGGCCATCCGTCAGGAGGGCCTCGTGGAGCGCGCGGAGTCCGTGGGCGCGCTGCTGGCGGATCATCTGTCCCAGTCGGGGGAGGTGCGCGGCAAGGGCCTCCTGCTCGCACTCGAACTCGGACGTCCCATCGCCGCGGCGGTCGTGGCGTCCGCTCTCGAGGAGGGACTCGTGGTCAACTACGTCACCCCGTCGGCGGTGAGGATCGCCCCGCCTCTGGTGATCACCGACGACGAGGCGGCCGAGGGCGCGAGGCGGCTCAACGCCGCCATCCGGAAGGTGGCGGGCGCTTGACCACTTCTCTGCCGCACCTGCTGAAGGTCTCGGATCTCGACTCCGAGCGGCTGCTCAGCCTCCTGGAGAGCGCCATCGCACTCAAGGCCGATCCTGCCGCGGCGGACGGCTGTGGCCGCGGGCGGTCGGTGGCGATCCTGTTCGAGAAGCCGTCCCTGCGCACGCGCTTCTCTCTGGAAGCCGCGCTGGCCGCGACCGGAGCCCATCCCGTTGGCGCCTACGACCAGGAGGTGGGAATCGGCACCCGCGAGGACGTCACCGACGTCGGAAGGGTCCTGGGCAGGTACGTCGCCGCCATCGCGATGAGGACCTTCGACCACGCCCGGCTCGAGCAGCTCGCCGGCGCGGCCGGCGTCCCGGTGATCAACGCCCTGTCGGACACCCATCACCCACTCCAGGCGCTGGCCGACCTGATGACGATCGCCGAGCACTCCTGCGGGGGCGACGTCGCGTCGCTCAGGGGGCTGCCGGTGGCGTGGGTAGGCGACGGCAACAACGTCGCGAACTCCCTGATCGAGGCCTGTGCCCTGGCAGGGTGCCTGCTGAGGGTGGCGTGTCCCGCAGGGTTTGAGCCCGAGCCCGGGCTGGAGCAGTGGGCGTCGGAACGCGGAGCGGTGGTAACGCTGGGCCACGACCCCGCGGCCGCCGTCGAAGGCGCAGCCGCGGTGTACACCGACGTGTGGGCCTCGATGGGGCGGGAGCACGAGGCGGGGGCCCGGGCCAGGGTCTTCGAGCCATACAGGGTGACCCCCGAGCTGATGGGCCGCGCGGACCCCGACGCAATATTCCTGCACTGCCTGCCCGCCCACCGCGGGCAGGAGGTCAGCGCCTCGGTCATAGACGGTCCGGCATCGCGTGTCATCGACCAGGCGGAGAACCGGATGCACACGGCGCTGGCGCTGTTCGTCCGGCTGTTTCGGGAGGAATGATCATGGCCAACGAGCGGTCCAGGCGCCGTGCGGTTCTGATGGATCTTCTGGAAGCCGGCTTCGCCGGAACCCAGGATGAGATCGTCAAGCGGATGGCGCGAAAGGGGTTCACCGTGACGCAGGCCACGGTTTCGCGCGACCTGGAGGACCTGGGAGCGGTGAGGCAGCGGGTGAAAGACAAGGTCGTCTACGCGCTGCCGGTCCGCAACGGCCCCCCCACGGGCTTCGGGTCGCGCGTGCTGAGCGAGCTGGTACGGACGGCCAAGTCGTCCGGAAACCTCGTGGTGGTCAAAACCTTTCCCGGAATGGCCGCGACCGTGGCGGCGGTCGTCGACTCGGCGGACGTCGAGGGAGCCATGGGCACGGTGGCCGGAGACGACACCGTCCTGGTGATCGCCGACGAGAAGACGTCCGGGCGCACCCTGGCCTCCCGGATCACGAAGCTGGCTGCGCGATGACCGAAAGGTGCGTCCTGGCGTTCTCCGGCGGGCTGGACACCTCCGTGTGCGTGGCATGGCTCAGGGAGCGCGGCTTCGACGTGATCGCCCTGACGGTTGACGTGGGGCAGGGGGCCGAGCTCGACGGGCTGCAGGTCCGGGCCGAGGCGGCCGGTGTGGCGGATCTGGTGGTGATCGACGCCCGTGAGGAGTTCGTGACGGAGTTCTGCTGGCCGGCGCTGCGGGCCAACGCTCTGTACGAGGGCCGGTATCCGCTGGTGTCCGCGCTGTCGCGCCCGCTCATAGCGCGGCACCTCGTGCGCGTGGCGCGGGAGCGGTCGGCGACCACCATCGCCCACGGATGCACCGGCAAGGGTAACGACCAGGTCCGCTTTGAGACGTCGATCGGCTCACTCGCGCCGGACCTGAAGATCCTGGCCCCCATCCGGCAGGAGGGCATGCAGCGCGACCAGGCCCTGGAGTACGCCGCGGCCCACGGCATCCCGGTCGTGGCCACGGCCGAAAAGCCGTACTCCGTGGACGAGAACCTGTGGGGACGCGCGATCGAGTCGGGAGTCCTGGAGGATCCCTGGACGGAGCCGCCACCCAAGGACGTGTTCGAACTGACCGTGGATCCGCAGGCCGCGCCGGACGAGCCCTCGGACATCGTGGTGGGCTTTGAGCGGGGGATCCCGGTGTCCCTGGATGGCGATCGGACCGATCCCGTAGCCCTGGTCCTGCGCATGCAGGAGATCGCCGGCGCGCACGGCGCGGGCAGGATCGACATGATCGAAAACCGGTTGGTGGGCATCAAGTCGCGCGAGGTGTACGAGGTGCCGGCGTCCATCTCCCTGATCACAGCCCACCGTGACCTGGAGGACCTGGTGCTGGAGCGCGACCTCGCCCACTTCAAGCAGGGAGTAGAGCTGAGGTACGCGGAGCTGGTCTACAACGGGATGTGGTTTTCGCCCCTGAAGGCCTCCCTGGACGCGTTTGTGGAGTCCACGCAGGAGGACGTGACGGGCGAGGTCCGCCTCAGGCTGCACAAGGGGACCGCCCGTCCGGTCGGACGCCGGTCCCCCCGGGGCCTGTACTCCCCGGAGCTCGCCACCTACACGTCGGGGGCCGATTCCTTCCAGCACGACGCCGCGGCGGGGTTCATCTCGCTGTGGTCGCTGCCGGTTCGCGTCTGGGCACAACGCCGGCGGGACCGGACGTGAGTCCCGGCAGCGAGAGAGCCGGCCGCCCCGTGTGGGCCGGCCGGCTGCCCGGCGGGCTGGCCCCCGAGGCCTGGTCGTTTCTGCACTCCCTGCCGCACGACCGGTTCCTCTGGTCCGACGACATCGTCGCGACCATGGCCCACGTGCTGGGACTGGAGGCCGCGGGGATCCTGAGCGCCGCCAAGACCAGGAGGCTGCTCGCGGCCCTGAAGCGGCTCGGCCCCCGGGCGGACCGCATCCTGGACAC
Proteins encoded:
- the argC gene encoding N-acetyl-gamma-glutamyl-phosphate reductase, whose product is NRKAVAGSGAVANPGCYPTAAVLALAPLLRAGAVSPRGIVIDAVSGTSGAGRSPGDGFTLSELDGSFAAYSAAGHRHGPEIAQELSAAAGEPAELAFVPHLAPMSRGLLATCYATITSGPQDVAAALHDAYGTEPLVHVLPEGRQPATKHVAGTAMAVIGFAIQGTTAVVTCAIDNLGKGAAGQAVQNANLMTGLSETTGLAVDGVFP
- the argJ gene encoding bifunctional glutamate N-acetyltransferase/amino-acid acetyltransferase ArgJ — encoded protein: MSVTAAGGWKASGVVAGTKSAGGLDLALMVSDVPAAVAGAFTTNKAPCAHIQLCVPRVAAGVSRGVLVSAGIANAATGADGLRDAESLAQAAADGTGCPPEQMLFCATGVIGPRIPVDRVRPAVRAAVAGLSPEGGDTAARSIMTTDTRPKQALLRTEGVTVGGMAKGAGMIAPRMDVPHATMLAFVTTDAVADASVLRHSLSAALPPTFNSISVDGGCSTNDTVLLFANGTSGVRLADEVLSEAVREVMARLAYEIVSDGEGATKVIRVAVTEAVSQEDARRCARSICDSLLFRAAVWGGDANWGRVVQAVGQSGAEFDPGRVSVSIGGVELAREGTATHDVVPVPAGEVPVEVRLGLGDSSWEMLTCDLSPEYVRLNADPLVPTEAP
- the argB gene encoding acetylglutamate kinase, translated to MTTGVLDKARVLVEALPYIRRYSGRVVVVKYGGHAMTSATAVGSFARDIALMHYVGIHPVVVHGGGPQISELMMRLDQTPSFVDGHRVTGAQELDVVRMVLQKTNKELVSAINEHGDIAVGISGEDAGLLRASPLQSASGQDLGFVGSVEAVHPRVALGLVESGFVPVVAPIGVGAGGQAFNINADLVAGALARSLRASKLVYLTDVDGLYRDLGDSGSLISSVSASELERMAQQGSLSEGMIPKAAGCVEAVRGGVERAHILDGGVEHALLLEVFTDSGVGTMVEAS
- a CDS encoding aspartate aminotransferase family protein; its protein translation is MSRPAGSVTTPGTLDVGAGPFLDTYRRLPVTFRSGSGSHLTDDTGREYLDFLAGISVCALGHSHPALVEAIREQASRLIHVSNLFHTDVGRRAAQDVCDLLGGGGVFFCNSGAEAVEAAIKLARKRAWRLGQRDRMRIVALDGSFHGRTYGALAATFQASKREGFGPLPGGFDSVEPGDVAALDAAVTPQTAAVIIEPVQGEGGVRPLSPDFARAASSLCRDRGALLVCDEIQTGLGRTGRWWGFEHLRVRPDVVCMAKGLGGGFPVGAIWASDDVRDGFAPGDHATTFGGGPLACAAVSAVIGAIRQEGLVERAESVGALLADHLSQSGEVRGKGLLLALELGRPIAAAVVASALEEGLVVNYVTPSAVRIAPPLVITDDEAAEGARRLNAAIRKVAGA
- the argF gene encoding ornithine carbamoyltransferase, with the protein product MTTSLPHLLKVSDLDSERLLSLLESAIALKADPAAADGCGRGRSVAILFEKPSLRTRFSLEAALAATGAHPVGAYDQEVGIGTREDVTDVGRVLGRYVAAIAMRTFDHARLEQLAGAAGVPVINALSDTHHPLQALADLMTIAEHSCGGDVASLRGLPVAWVGDGNNVANSLIEACALAGCLLRVACPAGFEPEPGLEQWASERGAVVTLGHDPAAAVEGAAAVYTDVWASMGREHEAGARARVFEPYRVTPELMGRADPDAIFLHCLPAHRGQEVSASVIDGPASRVIDQAENRMHTALALFVRLFREE
- a CDS encoding arginine repressor encodes the protein MANERSRRRAVLMDLLEAGFAGTQDEIVKRMARKGFTVTQATVSRDLEDLGAVRQRVKDKVVYALPVRNGPPTGFGSRVLSELVRTAKSSGNLVVVKTFPGMAATVAAVVDSADVEGAMGTVAGDDTVLVIADEKTSGRTLASRITKLAAR
- a CDS encoding argininosuccinate synthase, with the protein product MTERCVLAFSGGLDTSVCVAWLRERGFDVIALTVDVGQGAELDGLQVRAEAAGVADLVVIDAREEFVTEFCWPALRANALYEGRYPLVSALSRPLIARHLVRVARERSATTIAHGCTGKGNDQVRFETSIGSLAPDLKILAPIRQEGMQRDQALEYAAAHGIPVVATAEKPYSVDENLWGRAIESGVLEDPWTEPPPKDVFELTVDPQAAPDEPSDIVVGFERGIPVSLDGDRTDPVALVLRMQEIAGAHGAGRIDMIENRLVGIKSREVYEVPASISLITAHRDLEDLVLERDLAHFKQGVELRYAELVYNGMWFSPLKASLDAFVESTQEDVTGEVRLRLHKGTARPVGRRSPRGLYSPELATYTSGADSFQHDAAAGFISLWSLPVRVWAQRRRDRT